In one Alosa alosa isolate M-15738 ecotype Scorff River chromosome 14, AALO_Geno_1.1, whole genome shotgun sequence genomic region, the following are encoded:
- the LOC125306732 gene encoding mucin-17-like, with protein MVMAVSFSNGPLPDLEPSQYPPPLLPKPGKDNARLQKLIKKSAKKKSSSCSQTPIPFRSNLSPVNEISDLEFSDTSTPPRTPDVPLYGNSLNLNGYSARPFYQQSPTPLSYRRNSPFHGSEAASTQSLSNLTPVPECHIAPLYACSSFLFDDATPITELSITEPTAKAPEPAAGQTITPGPYGPRPAGVCPAPPTLQQQSQAPVPSSLTATVPTQAYTAPPQPQPQLQGPISSALPQPFTKGPYGSTEATPFPKAAPGQQSSGSLQRHLSTSTLTLGSSLPQVPPPVSSTFNQTSIPGSYGHKMSIPLSNQPPGQQLAPMAPSAPQPIQTFGSAQPPSIANQLSAGPYGPTAAAQFPSFPNQQSQCPYRPTVTTQASSFPNQSTQGPYGPTVTTQASSFPNQSTQGPYGPTVATQASSFPNQSTQGPYGPTVVMPPPRPSQEQMLPVPFQSSPEPLAPPQLPVFAQTPSQPHVPVLASVSVTNHKPEPEMYSQGSAPHMVSGELSAMKKHLKVYTSKATFYELSKPPSLQDITGLNTSYNGASLSTIHREKTPTSEVKKSVTSSYDPTGRKTPSGRPKTPAFQVSRAKTPVLEISKANPLLFAAPPTFSSTRDVHHAVKKEVQGPTLSIITRSEISAIPPNPLKPSVPQEINKAQIQNGIDLNEPQKEVTLAAKVIAEAQSIPKLPSDVSLLRTKPTEASQLNATVSVEPVPTMAPQEYQISRAQTYEAVAPATPSNEFTIPRSVSQGLPVPAPPPQSYQNPITPYQTPITPVHWSPRPPSRLLGNQRLNASTSELHKPRVKSTYYGLTPVEYAAYGGIKTYYGPSANKTQSGDAPKSCLDDLSSSRTVNSATHDINSSNAMNKPEENSQQLEGTTKLQSEAQSGTKLSTSMIHLSTSQNSSEVTTSSDNTVNQLQTPVSDEKIPDTSVLARQAQETPTEGVSRLNAPVSSQQKDMVQSSGRQAVLASSKEPIEQITESVMANGCTVREDLKSSSVKDKRTLTTSVLTHGQSMPIYPLLKTNINNESSHAAEMPVKQMAQQMPQSTLCIQESTSKQQVIVSKLSSNSTSQPLLNNSTLSKVQSDISTETKKLTKTTDTNSHSIFATSNAATTKSSVETTVSKTITGTSTIETNTKTTSKTINSEPSKTLPGVMPSAINLATDLNSLVIPTSDSQLSKKLADSINSPDVSKYVNPFSSTSAVPLHPPTKPDNKETGLPSMVKTGTETPASDTKADTLTKSVIYSRALTNPFNDLTTAVKQSANSTTNIGTTPTMARRTLSTPTMERRPTSTPTVDNRTTSNPTIDRRTTSTPIMDRRVSSTPTMDRNILSTPTMDRKNTSNPTMDRRTTSTPIVDRRTSSTPTMERRTSSTPTMDRRILSTPTMDRRTLLTPIMDRRTSSTPTMDRRTPLTSIMDRKTSTTPTMVRRNVTTPTLSTTPTMDRKSYTTLSTENKLYAKSTMDIRQSIKSDSEIRSSDMLFADNGLSAKSTMDIRASVMTADTKQMMNTRQYLSPRLENKSILATGSSTNSSGDGNVSHSLENKPNQSTDENATSTSMSDVKVTDIVEKNFDLSTKFSLKLTKDNKPFVQTSTGLMPPHKIKNDTTITSSDSKSTMDSKVPTEVSSDSKHPTSITIEQAQVSVITPQSHAPIKTMQTEAPNSRKTSLAAIDRQTPTITTAQSQPPLPKNQTKSPVTIQPQVLTTVTTTKPPGSTVETQATVTTNTQPQSLPQAQSEVTATAPQPQNLFTTTQTEASSTEKTRPPVSISQTQPIVEVAQTVPPADCGDTTEDKVSTATTNHKQSASSTTPSATQKKVDEVSNAAPKADTKAKASLKPKGLKAKLSGWGRLKKHMVVEPEEPKFPEQDPEIKEAEDDRKKAGEGKDGNTAGAKDKPTGQEIAKKEAPPRAMKMWDAVLFQMFSTKDKILKHVNANKSGEEDKNPSKESQVDIPSFMYHLPVLLYSPRFDARKLREAAEKPLNKIATMFERGLIQRKTQEEEPKDFNRTARGFGISKSKTTDV; from the coding sequence ATGGTGATGGCGGTCAGTTTTAGCAATGGACCCCTTCCTGACCTGGAGCCCTCCCAGTACCCTCCCCCACTGCTTCCCAAGCCAGGCAAGGATAATGCCCGCCTGCAGAAACTCATCAAGAAGTCAGCCAAGAAGAAGTCTTCCTCCTGTTCCCAAACACCCATCCCTTTCCGCTCGAATCTCTCTCCAGTTAATGAGATCAGTGACTTAGAATTTAGTGACACCTCAACACCACCAAGAACACCAGATGTCCCGCTCTATGGCAATTCCCTCAACCTGAACGGCTACTCAGCCAGACCCTTCTACCAGCAGTCACCCACACCCTTGTCATACCGACGTAACTCTCCTTTTCATGGATCTGAGGCTGCATCTACGCAGTCATTGTCAAATTTGACTCCTGTGCCTGAGTGTCACATCGCACCCCTGTATGCATGTTCCTCATTTCTGTTTGATGATGCCACCCCCAtcactgagctgtcaatcaCAGAACCCACAGCCAAAGCACCTGAGCCAGCCGCTGGTCAAACAATCACACCAGGCCCGTATGGACCGAGACCGGCTGGGGTCTGTCCAGCACCACCAACCTTACAACAGCAATCCCAAGCACCTGTGCCAAGTTCTTTGACTGCAACAGTTCCAACCCAAGCCTACACAGCCCCCCCTCAACCTCAACCTCAACTCCAAGGCCCCATCTCAAGTGCCTTACCCCAGCCCTTCACAAAAGGCCCCTATGGCTCCACTGAGGCTACCCCTTTTCCAAAAGCAGCGCCCGGACAACAGAGTTCTGGTTCTTTACAAAGACATTTGTCAACTTCAACTCTAACACTTGGATCTAGTCTACCCCAAGTGCCACCACCTGTTTCTAGTACTTTCAATCAGACGTCCATACCAGGATCCTATGGGCACAAAATGTCAATCCCACTATCCAATCAACCACCAGGACAACAGCTAGCTCCAATGGCCCCCTCAGCCCCTCAACCAATACAAACATTTGGAAGTGCTCAACCTCCTAGTATCGCAAACCAACTCTCAGCAGGCCCTTATGGACCCACTGCGGCTGCTCAATTTCCTAGTTTCCCAAACCAACAATCGCAATGCCCATATCGACCCACTGTGACTACTCAAGCTTCTAGTTTCCCAAACCAATCAACACAAGGCCCGTATGGACCCACTGTGACTACTCAAGCTTCTAGTTTCCCAAACCAATCAACACAAGGCCCATATGGACCCACTGTGGCTACTCAAGCTTCTAGTTTCCCAAACCAATCAACACAAGGCCCATATGGACCCACTGTGGTTATGCCTCCACCAAGACCATCTCAAGAACAAATGCTCCCTGTACCGTTTCAAAGCTCTCCAGAACCTCTTGCTCCTCCACAACTTCCTGTCTTTGCCCAGACCCCAAGTCAACCTCATGTGCCAGTCCTGGCGTCAGTATCAGTCACAAACCATAAGCCAGAGCCTGAAATGTATTCACAGGGCTCTGCCCCTCACATGGTTTCTGGAGAGTTATCTGCCATGAAAAAACACTTGAAAGTATATACATCTAAAGCCACATTTTATGAGTTATCTAAGCCTCCATCTCTTCAAGACATAACTGGACTTAACACATCCTACAATGGAGCATCTCTTTCAACCATACACAGGGAGAAAACACCTACCTCTGAGGTGAAGAAGAGTGTGACTTCTTCCTATGATCCTACAGGAAGAAAAACCCCATCAGGGCGACCAAAGACTCCTGCTTTTCAGGTCTCTAGGGCTAAAACTCCAGTTTTAGAAATATCTAAAGCCAACCCACTGCTCTTTGCTGCACCTCCTACCTTTTCCTCCACAAGGGATGTCCACCATGCAGTTAAAAAAGAGGTTCAGGGACCCACATTGTCTATCATCACCAGAAGCGAAATATCTGCTATACCCCCTAATCCTCTAAAACCTTCTGTGCCACAGGAAATAAACaaagctcaaattcaaaatggcatTGACTTAAACGAGCCTCAAAAAGAAGTTACTCTAGCAGCTAAAGTTATCGCTGAGGCCCAGTCAATACCTAAGTTACCATCGGACGTTTCTTTATTGAGAACAAAACCGACAGAGGCCTCTCAGCTAAATGCTACAGTAAGTGTGGAGCCTGTACCTACTATGGCCCCACAGGAGTATCAGATTTCCAGGGCTCAGACATATGAGGCAGTTGCACCAGCGACACCCTCAAATGAATTTACCATACCAAGATCTGTGAGCCAGGGCCTTCCAGTCCCTGCACCTCCCCCTCAGAGCTATCAAAACCCCATCACACCCTATCAGACCCCGATCACCCCAGTACACTGGTCACCAAGACCTCCATCACGATTACTTGGAAATCAAAGACTGAATGCATCGACAAGTGAGCTCCACAAACCTAGGGTGAAATCAACCTATTACGGACTGACTCCTGTTGAATATGCTGCTTACGGGGGAATCAAGACTTATTATGGTCCCTCTGCAAATAAGACACAGTCAGGTGATGCACCCAAAAGTTGTCTAGATGATTTGTCATCTTCAAGAACAGTCAATTCAGCAACACATGATATAAATTCCTCAAATGCTATGAATAAACCTGAGGAAAACTCACAGCAACTTGAAGGAACTACAAAACTGCAAAGTGAGGCACAGAGTGGAACTAAGCTGAGCACCTCCATGATCCATCTGTCTACATCTCAGAACTCTTCAGAAGTGACTACATCATCTGACAACACTGTGAATCAGTTACAAACACCAGTATCTGATGAGAAAATCCCTGATACATCTGTATTAGCTAGACAGGCTCAGGAAACACCAACAGAAGGTGTGTCAAGACTAAATGCACCGGTATCATCCCAACAAAAAGATATGGTGCAAAGttcaggcagacaggcagtTCTGGCGAGCTCAAAGGAGCCCATTGAACAAATAACTGAATCAGTTATGGCAAATGGGTGTACTGTGAGAGAAGATTTGAAGTCATCTTCAGTgaaagacaaaagaacactGACAACTTCGGTCCTAACCCATGGACAAAGTATGCCTATTTACCCTTTGCTCAAAACAAACATTAACAATGAAAGTTCACATGCTGCAGAAATGCCAGTGAAACAAATGGCACAACAAATGCCTCAATCAACTTTGTGCATTCAAGAATCCACATCTAAACAGCAAGTTATAGTCAGCAAACTGTCATCAAATTCAACTTCACAACCTCTTCTAAATAATTCTACTTTGTCAAAAGTCCAGTCAGATATATCCACAGAGACCAAGAAATTGACAAAGACCACTGATACAAACTCTCATAGCATTTTTGCTACCTCAAATGCAGCTACTACAAAGTCAAGTGTAGAGACCACAGTCTCTAAAACTATTACAGGCACATCTACAATAGAAACAAATACTAAAACCACTTCAAAAACGATCAATTCAGAACCATCCAAAACACTCCCTGGAGTCATGCCTTCTGCCATCAATTTGGCAACAGATTTAAATTCTTTGGTTATCCCTACTAGTGATAGTCAGTTATCAAAAAAGCTTGCTGACAGCATTAACTCCCCAGACGTATCAAAATATGTTAATCCATTCAGTAGTACCAGTGCAGTTCCCTTACATCCACCTACAAAACCAGATAACAAAGAGACTGGACTTCCTAGCATGGTCAAAACAGGAACTGAAACTCCAGCTTCAGACACTAAAGCTGACACTTTAACAAAATCAGTTATCTACTCCAGAGCACTAACAAATCCTTTTAATGACCTCACCACAGCTGTCAAACAATCAGCTAACTCTACAACAAACATAGGAACAACTCCAACAATGGCCAGGAGAACTTTATCAACCCCAACCATGGAAAGGAGGCCCACTTCAACTCCAACTGTGGACAACAGAACCACTTCAAATCCAACCATAGACAGGAGAACCACTTCAACTCCAATCATGGACAGGAGAGTCTCATCAACTCCAACCATGGACAGGAACATCTTATCAACTCCAACCATGGATAGAAAAAACACTTCAAATCCAACTATGGACAGGAGAACCACTTCAACTCCAATTGTGGACAGGAGAACATCTTCAACTCCAACTATGGAAAGGAGAACCTCTTCAACTCCAACCATGGACAGAAGAATCTTATCAACTCCAACCATGGACAGAAGAACTTTATTAACTCCTATCATGGACAGGAGAACCTCATCAACTCCAACTATGGACAGAAGAACCCCTTTAACTTCAATCATGGACAGGAAAACATCCACAACTCCAACCATGGTCAGGAGAAATGTAACTACTCCAACTTTGTCAACAACTCCAACTATGGACAGAAAATCTTACACAACACTGTCTACAGAAAATAAGCTTTATGCAAAATCAACCATGGATATCAGGCAGTCCATCAAATCTGACAGTGAGATTAGGTCCTCTGACATGCTTTTTGCAGACAATGGATTATCTGCAAAGTCCACCATGGACATTAGGGCCTCTGTGATGACTGCTGACACTAAACAAATGATGAACACAAGACAATATCTTTCACCTAGATTAGAGAACAAATCCATACTTGCGACTGGCTCTTCCACAAATTCTTCTGGAGATGGTAATGTCAGCCATTCAttagaaaacaaaccaaatcaGAGTACAGATGAAAATGCTACTTCCACCAGTATGTCTGATGTTAAAGTCACAGACATAGTTGAAAAAAACTTCGATCTATCAACCAAGTTTTCTTTGAAGCTTACAAAAGACAACAAGCCCTTCGTACAAACAAGTACAGGCCTTATGCCACCCCACAAGATCAAAAATGATACAACAATCACTTCATCTGACTCAAAGTCTACAATGGACTCAAAGGTACCAACTGAAGTGAGTTCTGATTCTAAACACCCAACCTCAATAACCATAGAACAGGCGCAAGTATCTGTCATAACACCACAATCACATGCCCCCATTAAAACAATGCAAACAGAGGCTCCAAATTCAAGGAAGACATCTCTTGCAGCCATAGATAGGCAAACACCTACAATCACAACAGCCCAATCCCAACCGCCACTCccaaaaaatcaaaccaaatctCCAGTGACAATACAGCCACAAGTTTTAACCACAGTCACCACCACAAAACCACCAGGCTCAACAGTGGAAACACAAGCTACAGTCACAACAAATACACAACCTCAATCCCTTCCTCAAGCACAATCTGAAGTTACCGCCACAGCACCACAACCACAAAACCTATTCACAACAACGCAAACAGAAGCCTCATCCACAGAGAAAACACGACCTCCAGTTTCAATATCTCAGACACAACCTATAGTGGAAGTGGCACAAACAGTGCCACCAGCTGATTGTGGTGATACCACCGAGGACAAGGTCTCAACTGCAACAACAAACCATAAACAGTCTGCCTCCTCAACTACACCTTCAGCAACACAGAAGAAGGTGGATGAGGTATCAAATGCTGCCCCAAAGGCAGACACTAAGGCCAAAGCATCACTGAAACCCAAAGGACTAAAGGCCAAGCTGAGCGGCTGGGGTAGACTAAAGAAGCACATGGTGGTTGAACCTGAGGAGCCCAAGTTTCCTGAACAGGATCCAGAGATCAAGGAGGCAGAGGATGACAGAAAGAAGGCGGGTGAGGGCAAAGATGGAAATACTGCTGGTGCCAAAGATAAACCCACAGGACAGGAGATTGCTAAGAAGGAGGCACCCCCCAGGGCTATGAAGATGTGGGATGCAGTTCTCTTTCAAATGTTCTCCACCAAAGACAAAATCTTGAAGCATGTGAATGCCAATAAAAGTGGGGAAGAGGATAAAAACCCCTCAAAAGAAAGCCAGGTTGACATCCCTTCGTTTATGTATCATTTGCCTGTCCTTCTTTATAGTCCACGTTTTGATGCTAGGAAGCTAAGGGAGGCTGCTGAAAAACCACTGAACAAAATTGCTACGATGTTTGAGAGAGGTCTAATACAACGCAAAACTCAAGAAGAGGAACCCAAGGACTTTAACAGAACAGCGAGAGGATTCGGTATATCAAAGTCCAAAACAACTGATGTCTGA